The Populus trichocarpa isolate Nisqually-1 chromosome 11, P.trichocarpa_v4.1, whole genome shotgun sequence genome has a segment encoding these proteins:
- the LOC7462342 gene encoding plant intracellular Ras-group-related LRR protein 6 isoform X2, which yields MDRVLKAARSSGSLNLSNRSLSEVPDEVYKILDAVGEGEKWWENVELQKLILAHNNIEAIKEDLKNLSQLTVLNVSHNKLSALPAAIGELPMLKLLDVSFNLIQKVPDEIGSATSLVKFDCSSNQLRELPSSLGGCLALSDLKASNNSITSLPEDLARCSKLTKVDVEGNKLKVLSGNLMASWTMLTEFNASKNLLSDIPDNFGSLSRLIRLDLHQNRISTIPPSIMGCCSLAEFYMGNNALSTLPAEIGALSRLGTLDLHSNQLKEIPAEACKLQLSMLDLSNNSLTGLPPELGKMTTLRKLLLNGNPLRTLRSSLVSGPTATLLNYLRSRLSEGEDSKATTPAKKDLISMTARLSVSSKELSLQGLGLSAVPSEVWESNEIVKVDLSRNSIQELPLELSLCVSLQCLILSRNKISDWPCAILKSLPNLICLKLDNNALTQIPSDGFQAVPMLQILDLSGNPASLLGHPAFSSLPHLKELYLRQVQLREIPSDILSLQQLQILNLSQNSLHSIPEGLKNLTSLTELDLSDNNISALPPELGLLEPSLQALRLDGNPLRSIRRTILDRGTKAVLKYLMDKIPEH from the exons ATGGATCGCGTTCTGAAAGCTGCAAGAAGCTCCGGTTCTCTTAACCTCTCCAACCGCTCTCTCAGCGAAGTACCTGATGAGGTCTACAAAATTTTGGACGCCGTTGGTGAAGGTGAAAAATGGTGGGAG AATGTGGAGCTACAAAAGCTGATTTTGGCTCATAATAATATTGAGGCAATAAAGGAAGACCTTAAGAATTTATCTCAACTAACTGTGTTGAATGTTAGCCATAACAAGCTCTCTGCGCTTCCAGCTGCAATAGGAGA GCTCCCTAtgcttaagttattagatgtTTCTTTTAACTTGATTCAGAAAGTACCTGACGAAATCGGATCAGCCACTTCTCTCGTCAA GTTTGATTGTTCAAGCAATCAGCTGAGGGAGCTTCCGAGCTCACTAGGAGGATGTTTGGCTTTATCTGACTTGAAG GCATCAAACAACTCTATCACCAGCTTGCCTGAAGATCTAGCAAGGTGTTCAAAACTGACAAAAGTAGATGTGGAG GGAAATAAGTTGAAGGTGTTATCTGGGAATTTGATGGCATCGTGGACCATGCTTACCGAATTTAATGCAT CAAAAAACTTGCTGAGTGATATACCAGATAACTTTGGAAGCCTTTCACGACTCATCCGCCTTGACCTTCATCAGAACA GAATCTCAACAATCCCTCCCTCAATAATGGGTTGTTGTTCCCTTGCAGAATTCTATATGGG GAACAACGCGCTGTCTACCTTACCTGCAGAAATAGGGGCACTTTCTCGATTAGGGACACTGGATCTCCATTCAAACCAG TTGAAGGAGATTCCTGCGGAGGCATGTAAATTACAGCTTTCAATGCTGGATCTTTCAAATAATTCTTTGACTGGATTGCCCCCTGAACTTGGTAAG ATGACAACTCTAAGGAAACTCCTGCTAAATGGCAATCCATTGCGAACTCTTCGAAG CTCATTGGTTTCTGGACCCACGGCCACTTTATTGAATTATCTTCGAAGTAGACTCTCTGAAGGAGAAG ATTCTAAAGCAACTACTCCAGCGAAGAAGGATTTAATTTCCATGACAGCTAGATTGTCTGTCAGTTCAAAG GAACTCTCTCTACAAGGGCTGGGTTTGAGTGCTGTCCCATCAGAAGTATGGGAATCAAATGAAATTGTAAAGGTTGATCTATCCAGGAATTCTATTCAAGAGCTGCCACTTGAACTCTCCTTGTGTGTTTCCCTTCAG TGTTTGATTTTATCCAGAAACAAGATTAGTGACTGGCCATGTGCAATTTTGAAATCACTTCCCAATCTTATATGTTTGAAGCTGGACAACAATGCACTTACACAG ATTCCATCAGATGGATTTCAAGCAGTCCCTATGCTTCAGATTCTGGATCTCAGTGGCAATCCAGCTTCACTGCTCGGTCATCCAGCATTTTCTAGCTTGCCTCATTTGAAAGAGCTTTACCTCAG ACAAGTTCAATTACGTGAAATCCCATCAGATATATTGAGCTTACAGCAACTGCAAATCCTGAATTTGAGCCAAAACTCACTTCACTCAATTCCAGAG GGGTTAAAAAATCTCACCTCTCTCACTGAGCTTGACCTGTCTGACAATAATATTTCAGCACTTCCTCCGGAGCTG GGTTTGCTTGAGCCGAGCCTCCAAGCCTTAAGACTTGATGGAAATCCATTGAGAAG
- the LOC7462342 gene encoding plant intracellular Ras-group-related LRR protein 6 isoform X1: MDRVLKAARSSGSLNLSNRSLSEVPDEVYKILDAVGEGEKWWENVELQKLILAHNNIEAIKEDLKNLSQLTVLNVSHNKLSALPAAIGELPMLKLLDVSFNLIQKVPDEIGSATSLVKFDCSSNQLRELPSSLGGCLALSDLKASNNSITSLPEDLARCSKLTKVDVEGNKLKVLSGNLMASWTMLTEFNASKNLLSDIPDNFGSLSRLIRLDLHQNRISTIPPSIMGCCSLAEFYMGNNALSTLPAEIGALSRLGTLDLHSNQLKEIPAEACKLQLSMLDLSNNSLTGLPPELGKMTTLRKLLLNGNPLRTLRSSLVSGPTATLLNYLRSRLSEGEDSKATTPAKKDLISMTARLSVSSKELSLQGLGLSAVPSEVWESNEIVKVDLSRNSIQELPLELSLCVSLQCLILSRNKISDWPCAILKSLPNLICLKLDNNALTQIPSDGFQAVPMLQILDLSGNPASLLGHPAFSSLPHLKELYLRQVQLREIPSDILSLQQLQILNLSQNSLHSIPEGLKNLTSLTELDLSDNNISALPPELGLLEPSLQALRLDGNPLRSIRRTILDRGTKAVLKYLMDKIPEH; encoded by the exons ATGGATCGCGTTCTGAAAGCTGCAAGAAGCTCCGGTTCTCTTAACCTCTCCAACCGCTCTCTCAGCGAAGTACCTGATGAGGTCTACAAAATTTTGGACGCCGTTGGTGAAGGTGAAAAATGGTGGGAG AATGTGGAGCTACAAAAGCTGATTTTGGCTCATAATAATATTGAGGCAATAAAGGAAGACCTTAAGAATTTATCTCAACTAACTGTGTTGAATGTTAGCCATAACAAGCTCTCTGCGCTTCCAGCTGCAATAGGAGA GCTCCCTAtgcttaagttattagatgtTTCTTTTAACTTGATTCAGAAAGTACCTGACGAAATCGGATCAGCCACTTCTCTCGTCAA GTTTGATTGTTCAAGCAATCAGCTGAGGGAGCTTCCGAGCTCACTAGGAGGATGTTTGGCTTTATCTGACTTGAAG GCATCAAACAACTCTATCACCAGCTTGCCTGAAGATCTAGCAAGGTGTTCAAAACTGACAAAAGTAGATGTGGAG GGAAATAAGTTGAAGGTGTTATCTGGGAATTTGATGGCATCGTGGACCATGCTTACCGAATTTAATGCAT CAAAAAACTTGCTGAGTGATATACCAGATAACTTTGGAAGCCTTTCACGACTCATCCGCCTTGACCTTCATCAGAACA GAATCTCAACAATCCCTCCCTCAATAATGGGTTGTTGTTCCCTTGCAGAATTCTATATGGG GAACAACGCGCTGTCTACCTTACCTGCAGAAATAGGGGCACTTTCTCGATTAGGGACACTGGATCTCCATTCAAACCAG TTGAAGGAGATTCCTGCGGAGGCATGTAAATTACAGCTTTCAATGCTGGATCTTTCAAATAATTCTTTGACTGGATTGCCCCCTGAACTTG GGAAGATGACAACTCTAAGGAAACTCCTGCTAAATGGCAATCCATTGCGAACTCTTCGAAG CTCATTGGTTTCTGGACCCACGGCCACTTTATTGAATTATCTTCGAAGTAGACTCTCTGAAGGAGAAG ATTCTAAAGCAACTACTCCAGCGAAGAAGGATTTAATTTCCATGACAGCTAGATTGTCTGTCAGTTCAAAG GAACTCTCTCTACAAGGGCTGGGTTTGAGTGCTGTCCCATCAGAAGTATGGGAATCAAATGAAATTGTAAAGGTTGATCTATCCAGGAATTCTATTCAAGAGCTGCCACTTGAACTCTCCTTGTGTGTTTCCCTTCAG TGTTTGATTTTATCCAGAAACAAGATTAGTGACTGGCCATGTGCAATTTTGAAATCACTTCCCAATCTTATATGTTTGAAGCTGGACAACAATGCACTTACACAG ATTCCATCAGATGGATTTCAAGCAGTCCCTATGCTTCAGATTCTGGATCTCAGTGGCAATCCAGCTTCACTGCTCGGTCATCCAGCATTTTCTAGCTTGCCTCATTTGAAAGAGCTTTACCTCAG ACAAGTTCAATTACGTGAAATCCCATCAGATATATTGAGCTTACAGCAACTGCAAATCCTGAATTTGAGCCAAAACTCACTTCACTCAATTCCAGAG GGGTTAAAAAATCTCACCTCTCTCACTGAGCTTGACCTGTCTGACAATAATATTTCAGCACTTCCTCCGGAGCTG GGTTTGCTTGAGCCGAGCCTCCAAGCCTTAAGACTTGATGGAAATCCATTGAGAAG